One Pyrofollis japonicus DNA window includes the following coding sequences:
- a CDS encoding phosphoribosyltransferase family protein encodes MCGFFIALVAVLGGVGLVVVPSRRFDEARFVLMVVEALRLAKQRHSYRELSRATGIPAPHLSRYVTGRGLPSPEKAKVILDAIWRLENPRRVLAERLAETGGVLDTSVILTDPLYLLLVSLHYADKIRGKNITRILVPEASGIPFATAMSMVIERPFTVARRGPITDSDVCSSTIPSFCIPRNTLSRTDNVLIVDDIVETGKTLKALRDLVERSGARIAHIAAIVVVGEEWVEISGFREVDALVILTKPGARRVPSL; translated from the coding sequence GTGTGCGGCTTCTTTATTGCGCTTGTCGCCGTGCTTGGAGGCGTCGGCCTGGTGGTTGTTCCTAGCAGGCGGTTCGACGAGGCAAGGTTCGTGTTAATGGTTGTTGAGGCGCTTCGCTTGGCGAAGCAGAGGCATAGTTACCGTGAATTATCAAGGGCTACGGGGATTCCAGCGCCACACCTTTCGCGCTACGTGACTGGTAGGGGCTTGCCCTCGCCGGAGAAGGCCAAGGTTATCCTTGACGCTATTTGGCGCCTAGAGAACCCGCGCAGGGTGCTTGCAGAGCGCCTCGCCGAGACCGGAGGCGTTCTCGACACAAGTGTTATTCTAACCGATCCCCTGTATCTCCTACTGGTCTCGCTCCACTACGCTGACAAGATACGGGGCAAAAACATCACGAGGATACTTGTGCCCGAGGCGTCAGGTATACCGTTCGCCACCGCCATGAGCATGGTGATTGAGAGGCCCTTTACCGTGGCGCGCCGCGGACCAATAACCGATAGCGATGTGTGCAGCTCAACTATACCCAGCTTCTGCATACCTCGCAACACACTTTCAAGGACAGATAATGTACTCATAGTTGACGACATCGTTGAGACCGGGAAGACGCTGAAGGCTCTCCGCGACCTAGTAGAAAGAAGTGGCGCCAGAATAGCCCATATCGCTGCAATCGTGGTAGTTGGCGAGGAATGGGTTGAAATAAGCGGGTTCCGGGAAGTAGACGCACTGGTTATCCTCACAAAGCCAGGAGCCAGGCGCGTACCGAGCCTCTAG
- the sfsA gene encoding DNA/RNA nuclease SfsA — MEQPIVSIEHVRSAELVARIKRFTVMLSTGRDKVQCHIHDPGRLTHLLKPGTRVYYRPSWRPGRKTSCDVVAVEEPRTGTIVLEDTRFGNKLFPLVAHRVIPGISSLTAEKWINGTRVDFIATDSVGNIVLIEVKSTNLVIDRVALFPDAPSQRARRQIEVLVTASKNGTRAAIVFTVLRPDADILKPNRVVDPVFSRLLCAHRNSLELYAYRVEPLIEKDNGDEMTLKVFFKGLVSVEPC, encoded by the coding sequence GTGGAGCAGCCTATAGTCTCGATAGAGCATGTTAGGAGTGCAGAGCTGGTTGCGAGGATTAAGCGCTTCACTGTGATGCTTTCAACTGGCCGGGACAAAGTACAATGCCATATACATGATCCAGGCAGGCTAACACACTTGCTAAAACCGGGTACAAGGGTGTATTACAGACCTTCTTGGCGTCCTGGGAGAAAAACCAGCTGTGACGTCGTGGCGGTAGAGGAGCCACGCACTGGTACAATAGTTTTAGAGGACACGAGATTCGGGAACAAACTCTTCCCCTTAGTGGCTCACAGAGTCATACCGGGCATAAGCAGCCTTACGGCGGAGAAGTGGATCAATGGGACACGCGTGGACTTCATAGCAACCGATAGTGTTGGCAACATTGTACTCATAGAGGTAAAGTCAACAAACCTCGTAATCGACCGTGTAGCATTGTTCCCCGATGCACCGAGCCAGAGAGCTAGACGCCAAATAGAGGTCCTAGTCACGGCTTCCAAGAACGGCACACGCGCCGCAATAGTATTCACCGTTCTCAGACCAGACGCTGATATACTGAAACCTAACCGCGTAGTTGATCCAGTGTTCTCCCGCCTCCTCTGCGCGCACCGCAACAGCCTAGAACTCTATGCTTACCGCGTAGAGCCCCTGATCGAGAAGGATAACGGGGATGAGATGACACTCAAAGTGTTCTTCAAGGGATTGGTAAGTGTTGAGCCCTGCTGA
- a CDS encoding MarR family transcriptional regulator, translated as MSDIEERLLSFLKEHPGSSPREIADALGEPLQKVRSVLAKLRDRGLVARGDEGKYYAVMPALRGLPRRDVRKNVVHRLSPDVEALLVAIEELRARIEILEKRVEELAKELEYLKTAAAQD; from the coding sequence ATGAGCGATATAGAGGAGAGGCTGTTAAGCTTTCTCAAAGAGCATCCAGGAAGTAGCCCGCGCGAGATAGCAGATGCTCTTGGAGAGCCGCTGCAGAAGGTGAGAAGTGTACTTGCGAAGCTGCGCGATCGTGGCCTCGTGGCGCGGGGAGATGAAGGGAAATACTACGCTGTAATGCCGGCGCTGCGCGGCCTTCCTCGGAGAGATGTTAGGAAAAACGTTGTGCACCGGCTGAGTCCTGATGTAGAGGCGCTCCTCGTCGCCATAGAGGAGCTCAGAGCCCGCATAGAGATTCTCGAGAAAAGAGTTGAGGAGCTAGCAAAGGAGCTAGAGTACTTGAAGACAGCTGCTGCCCAGGACTAG
- a CDS encoding SixA phosphatase family protein produces MGLYVFMRHGKAVPASVAGSDEERWLTEEGRKDVALVAKLIPFMPKVVYTSPLRRARETAEIIAQVRGGEVRVVEQLSPGMASCEAIEELGAEPETVFVGHAPSIELIVSCLIGGGAIKIKAGGFALVEAEELSRGQGELVELVTPRIARVLTGES; encoded by the coding sequence ATGGGTCTCTATGTGTTCATGAGGCACGGGAAGGCCGTGCCAGCCAGCGTGGCCGGTAGCGACGAAGAGCGCTGGCTAACCGAGGAAGGTAGGAAAGACGTAGCCCTAGTGGCGAAGCTCATACCGTTCATGCCGAAAGTAGTCTATACGAGTCCTCTCCGACGGGCAAGAGAGACAGCAGAAATAATTGCACAGGTAAGGGGCGGCGAAGTCAGGGTAGTCGAGCAGCTCTCCCCCGGCATGGCGAGCTGCGAAGCCATAGAAGAGCTTGGAGCAGAGCCGGAAACAGTCTTCGTAGGCCACGCGCCGAGCATAGAGCTAATAGTCTCCTGCCTCATCGGGGGAGGAGCCATAAAGATCAAGGCGGGGGGTTTCGCACTAGTAGAGGCGGAAGAGCTATCGCGAGGCCAAGGCGAACTAGTAGAACTAGTCACGCCTCGCATAGCACGAGTACTAACCGGTGAATCGTAA
- a CDS encoding methyltransferase family protein, which produces MIISNRLRGAAWLGMIIVIVICGIVSKPVNICDPLWCRLLGAILLLISMRGAAVTGRYLAVYGNPIRRGRGPGEPTRLVREGPYSCMRHPMHLFLSLFPLSLGLLASTSCSIIVGVAEAVLVLVLAVTIDEKESITRFGKEYTEYRKKVPAFNLRPRCLLKALGRRPPKHKE; this is translated from the coding sequence TTGATTATAAGTAACCGTCTGCGCGGCGCAGCATGGCTAGGCATGATAATAGTTATCGTGATTTGCGGGATAGTCTCCAAGCCCGTAAACATCTGCGACCCCTTGTGGTGTCGCTTGCTTGGCGCCATCTTGCTCCTCATATCTATGCGTGGCGCGGCTGTGACTGGCCGCTATCTCGCAGTCTACGGCAACCCTATCCGCCGCGGAAGAGGCCCAGGGGAGCCAACAAGACTCGTGAGAGAAGGCCCATATTCGTGCATGAGGCACCCCATGCACTTATTCCTATCATTGTTCCCCCTCTCGCTCGGCCTTCTCGCCTCTACTAGCTGCTCAATAATAGTTGGCGTAGCCGAGGCCGTGCTGGTACTCGTGCTCGCTGTAACCATTGACGAGAAGGAGAGCATAACCAGGTTCGGCAAAGAGTACACAGAATATCGTAAAAAAGTGCCAGCCTTCAATCTCCGCCCACGTTGCCTGCTGAAGGCGCTGGGCCGGCGTCCACCAAAGCATAAAGAATAG
- a CDS encoding DMT family transporter has product MNRARSLLLAFFAPLAWATNVVASRVIVVNGVDPFALTAIRWLLVAVMLAGYSFALGLGVPLGRRLLLAGLLGITLFNNLLYVALRFAPAALVGLTFALLPIVTMLLAEAMGLEKGDNILYLAAILGLLGVTLIELGSYKGSLHGGKAWLGVLIAVISVFVWALYTIESKKLMRGLHPLAALAGSTLLSTPFNIVVALPQLPGSVIRLAEPRLLVLLLYIVAVPGFLAYIAWFHAVKALGASTTSLFVNLLPVFTTILAWILLGERLRGTQLAGAILVFTALGLATIRYARITYYTPRTRGARAH; this is encoded by the coding sequence TTGAACAGGGCCCGGAGTCTGTTACTAGCATTTTTCGCGCCGCTAGCATGGGCTACTAACGTGGTTGCCTCAAGAGTGATAGTAGTCAATGGTGTTGATCCTTTCGCGCTAACAGCTATACGGTGGCTCCTTGTCGCGGTAATGCTGGCTGGATACTCTTTTGCACTAGGCCTTGGCGTCCCCCTTGGGAGGAGGCTTCTCCTGGCAGGGCTCCTAGGCATAACACTGTTTAACAACTTATTGTACGTTGCCCTGCGATTTGCACCTGCAGCACTAGTTGGCCTCACCTTCGCCCTATTACCAATAGTCACCATGCTCCTAGCCGAGGCCATGGGCCTTGAGAAAGGCGACAATATACTGTACCTTGCCGCAATCCTTGGACTACTGGGCGTCACGCTTATCGAGCTTGGGTCCTACAAGGGCTCGCTCCACGGCGGCAAGGCTTGGCTAGGAGTACTGATAGCCGTCATAAGTGTATTCGTCTGGGCTCTTTACACGATAGAGTCCAAGAAGCTGATGCGCGGCCTGCACCCATTAGCGGCGCTTGCCGGGAGCACCTTGCTCAGCACACCCTTCAACATAGTCGTCGCTCTTCCACAGCTACCGGGATCAGTAATAAGGCTCGCTGAGCCTAGACTACTCGTCTTGCTCCTCTACATTGTCGCCGTACCCGGTTTCCTCGCCTATATCGCATGGTTTCACGCAGTAAAGGCGCTAGGTGCGTCGACTACAAGCTTGTTCGTAAACCTCTTGCCAGTATTTACGACGATACTCGCATGGATACTCCTGGGAGAAAGGCTTAGGGGAACACAGCTCGCCGGGGCCATACTTGTCTTCACCGCGCTCGGCTTAGCAACGATAAGGTATGCCAGGATAACGTACTATACACCGCGCACACGCGGGGCACGAGCCCACTGA
- a CDS encoding radical SAM family protein, translated as MEWLEFVIKPSNYISSLCYSVFRIEPFKTCSYACIYCYARWYRGPHGAPAAKPWVPRLFEKLARKLPDDLPRPFFRLSTLSDPFQPVGGKVSGVVKDILRAALRHQVPLVVNTKGLVTRDSEALSLILSLADHGLLLLQYTIGFGDGVAQLLEPAAPPPTERLLEAEQLSEQGVPIIVRVQPLIPGLEEEHLRAAEEALSHGAKGLIAEPIREIGNGLQMLYQVLGFNEPAGCWEPYQLGEEPGREPLLHPCPEWRLHVHEALASVAARHGAPYAACKDTILAALPAAKWYRPGRTCCLEWLAYREEPLLRPTLHEYAYLGWPDKAPQQLCEELGPPYVCGEQLAKYPKPIRKGIQQHMRKLQTIIENKEKLRKMLERLGDLKD; from the coding sequence TTGGAGTGGCTCGAGTTCGTTATCAAGCCGAGTAACTATATCTCGTCGCTCTGCTACTCGGTATTCCGCATAGAGCCCTTCAAGACCTGCAGCTACGCGTGCATCTATTGCTATGCTAGGTGGTACCGGGGGCCCCACGGAGCCCCGGCCGCTAAGCCGTGGGTGCCCCGGCTCTTCGAGAAGCTAGCGAGAAAGCTGCCCGATGATCTACCTAGGCCGTTTTTCCGGCTCTCAACGCTGAGCGACCCCTTCCAGCCAGTAGGGGGCAAGGTCTCCGGGGTCGTCAAGGACATTCTCCGGGCCGCTCTCCGCCACCAAGTACCCCTAGTTGTTAACACGAAGGGACTCGTCACAAGAGACTCGGAAGCGCTAAGCCTCATACTGAGCCTAGCAGACCACGGCCTCCTCCTACTACAGTACACTATCGGGTTCGGCGACGGCGTCGCCCAGCTACTCGAGCCCGCGGCACCGCCGCCCACAGAGAGGCTCCTCGAAGCAGAGCAACTATCAGAGCAAGGCGTGCCCATCATTGTGCGTGTGCAGCCACTCATACCCGGCTTAGAGGAGGAGCACTTGAGGGCGGCAGAGGAGGCTCTCAGCCACGGAGCAAAAGGCCTCATAGCAGAGCCCATTAGAGAGATAGGGAACGGGCTGCAAATGCTCTACCAGGTGCTTGGCTTCAACGAGCCCGCTGGGTGCTGGGAGCCCTACCAGCTAGGCGAGGAGCCTGGGAGAGAGCCGCTGCTCCACCCCTGCCCCGAGTGGAGGCTCCACGTGCACGAAGCACTGGCATCGGTAGCGGCAAGGCATGGTGCACCCTACGCGGCGTGCAAAGACACCATACTCGCAGCCCTCCCCGCGGCAAAATGGTATCGCCCGGGGAGAACGTGCTGCCTGGAGTGGCTCGCGTACCGCGAGGAGCCATTGCTCCGCCCGACTCTCCACGAATACGCGTACCTCGGCTGGCCGGATAAGGCGCCCCAGCAGCTCTGCGAGGAACTAGGCCCGCCATACGTGTGCGGTGAACAGCTAGCAAAATACCCTAAGCCAATACGTAAAGGAATACAACAGCACATGAGAAAGCTACAGACAATAATAGAGAACAAGGAAAAGCTGAGAAAGATGCTGGAAAGGCTAGGAGACCTTAAAGATTAG
- a CDS encoding amino acid ABC transporter substrate-binding protein, with amino-acid sequence MASRTGLIITSIIIILVIIGAAYYLAKGGGKGTTTTSSAPATSTPSPTTSTPPATTTSGAGGAGGECIVKIGFTASLTGKLQKESAEQLNGIKLWEEQVNSKGGVKLPDGRVCKIKLVYYDDESKSARVQELYQKLITSDKVDYLISPYSSGLTAAAAAVTDSYHKIMIATGAASDSIFTKGYQYVYQLYTPASRYMTPTVDLLMKLDPNNKKVALLFENSKFAKSVAAATKKYLEEKGFQIVYEDYYPPGTTEFSTYIAKIASSGATAVFGGGHFQDGFNLVKQLYDAKIKGLKYVAILVAPPEPAFAELGDAAVGVIGPSQWEPGVKYSPDAAKKLGIEWYGPTVEEFVKAYEAKYGHTPGYHAAGGYAAGLLIQYILEHAGLDTEKAKQLLDNLDLMTFWGHIKFDNTPEKHGLQIGHSMVLVQWQKQGGKLVKVIVYPEEAAEAEPVYPLPWGS; translated from the coding sequence TTGGCTTCCCGAACCGGGCTCATTATAACGTCGATAATCATTATATTGGTAATCATAGGTGCTGCATATTATCTTGCAAAGGGAGGAGGAAAGGGTACAACAACTACTTCTTCGGCCCCGGCTACGAGTACACCGAGCCCTACTACGTCTACGCCGCCGGCAACGACAACAAGCGGCGCTGGCGGTGCCGGCGGTGAATGTATTGTTAAGATCGGGTTTACGGCGTCCCTGACAGGTAAGTTGCAGAAGGAGTCTGCTGAGCAGCTTAACGGTATCAAGCTGTGGGAGGAGCAGGTTAACTCTAAGGGTGGCGTCAAGCTCCCCGATGGCAGGGTTTGTAAGATAAAGCTCGTCTACTATGACGACGAGTCTAAGAGCGCGCGTGTCCAGGAGCTTTACCAGAAGCTCATAACCAGTGACAAGGTTGATTACCTTATCAGCCCATATAGCAGCGGACTGACTGCCGCCGCTGCTGCCGTGACTGATAGCTACCACAAGATAATGATCGCGACTGGCGCTGCTAGTGACTCGATCTTCACGAAGGGCTACCAGTACGTCTACCAGCTCTACACCCCCGCCAGCAGATACATGACGCCCACTGTTGACTTGTTGATGAAGCTTGACCCCAATAATAAGAAGGTTGCACTGCTCTTCGAGAACAGCAAGTTCGCGAAATCAGTTGCAGCTGCAACTAAGAAGTACTTGGAGGAGAAGGGCTTCCAGATAGTATACGAGGACTACTACCCGCCGGGTACTACTGAGTTCTCCACCTATATAGCGAAGATAGCGTCTTCGGGAGCTACTGCTGTGTTTGGTGGAGGCCACTTCCAGGACGGCTTCAACCTCGTCAAGCAACTATACGACGCTAAGATCAAGGGCTTGAAATACGTAGCAATACTAGTGGCGCCGCCGGAGCCCGCGTTCGCGGAGCTCGGCGACGCGGCTGTAGGCGTTATTGGTCCTAGCCAGTGGGAGCCTGGAGTCAAGTACAGCCCAGATGCGGCCAAGAAGCTTGGCATAGAGTGGTATGGCCCCACTGTCGAGGAGTTTGTCAAGGCATATGAGGCCAAGTATGGGCACACACCGGGCTATCACGCTGCAGGAGGCTATGCCGCTGGCCTGCTGATACAGTACATTCTCGAGCACGCTGGGCTTGACACTGAGAAGGCTAAGCAGCTCCTAGACAACCTAGACCTAATGACTTTCTGGGGCCACATAAAGTTCGACAATACTCCGGAGAAGCACGGCCTCCAGATAGGCCACAGCATGGTACTAGTACAGTGGCAGAAGCAGGGCGGCAAACTAGTCAAGGTGATAGTGTACCCGGAGGAGGCTGCTGAAGCAGAGCCCGTGTACCCATTGCCCTGGGGCAGCTAA
- a CDS encoding branched-chain amino acid ABC transporter permease, which yields MVSPELLLGGLTAGLVVGSLYGLAALGLSIIWGILRVVNLSHGAVIALSMYVAYLLSVEYGYPLLASVLISIFFGFVLGMVAYYLFVHKVLGGPELASLLSTFGFGLIILGTLQLKFGGIARTLPVTTATIEVGHVPIRMVQVVGAVIAIAVAIAAYLLIYRTWFGRAVRAVVMNQEAAALMGVNVTKVLMLSFALGLLFASTAGTLLALSYSFTPETGSMYELYSFTIVVLGGLGNPLGSLIGGIILGIAEQLTSIVASGSWGPLVAFVLLLVMLVIKPTGLFAKL from the coding sequence TTGGTTTCGCCCGAACTGCTGCTAGGAGGCCTTACGGCCGGACTTGTGGTTGGTAGTCTATATGGCTTAGCGGCTCTCGGGCTAAGCATTATCTGGGGCATACTTAGGGTAGTCAATCTGAGCCATGGCGCTGTCATAGCGCTGAGCATGTACGTCGCATACCTGCTTAGCGTGGAGTATGGTTATCCCTTACTCGCATCTGTGCTTATATCGATATTCTTCGGCTTCGTGCTCGGAATGGTAGCGTATTACCTCTTCGTGCACAAGGTGTTGGGTGGGCCCGAACTCGCCAGCCTCTTGTCAACGTTCGGCTTCGGGCTCATTATTCTAGGAACACTGCAGCTCAAGTTCGGCGGAATCGCGAGAACACTGCCAGTAACCACTGCAACTATAGAGGTTGGCCACGTGCCGATACGCATGGTGCAAGTAGTAGGCGCAGTAATAGCCATCGCTGTAGCCATAGCAGCATACTTGCTGATCTACCGCACATGGTTCGGCCGCGCAGTAAGAGCCGTGGTCATGAACCAGGAAGCAGCCGCGCTTATGGGCGTAAACGTGACTAAGGTGCTGATGCTCAGCTTTGCCCTAGGATTACTCTTCGCGTCAACCGCCGGAACACTGCTCGCGCTCTCCTATAGCTTCACACCAGAGACCGGCAGCATGTACGAGCTATACTCCTTCACAATAGTGGTCCTCGGGGGTCTCGGCAACCCGTTAGGAAGCCTCATAGGTGGAATCATTCTAGGTATTGCAGAGCAGCTCACAAGCATAGTGGCGAGCGGGAGCTGGGGGCCCCTAGTTGCATTTGTTCTGCTGCTGGTGATGCTGGTGATTAAGCCTACAGGACTCTTCGCAAAACTATAG
- a CDS encoding branched-chain amino acid ABC transporter permease — translation MEAARIVSELRKGRYITNIIVAAVIVLLLGLGIGSIYSESLAYYRETLTTFMVLLSVVLGLNIILGYTGYVSFGHAVFFGIGGYTAMVLMYYYGVNIYLAMIAAALVAMATAYLVGLIVLRLRGAYFAIATIAVLEASRVIAENINYLGGSEGLQLPATYYRGYHIAGYSGLMAVHYIAYFLLVATITVGLLLNLYVSRSKFGAGLRAIREDEDAAEAIGVDTWKYKTLAYVLSAIPPALAGAVIAWKRMIVLPGEFFNLELSIKAIISVMLGGSGTVTGTLVGAATYHAVETSFLTSFPSFHLIIFGAAIAAIAEFLPMGVIGWLRLRSAKLRFLLE, via the coding sequence ATGGAGGCGGCGAGAATAGTTAGTGAGCTCCGAAAGGGCAGATACATAACAAACATCATTGTCGCTGCAGTTATAGTCCTACTCCTAGGCCTCGGCATAGGCTCTATCTACTCGGAGTCATTAGCCTACTACAGGGAGACCCTAACCACATTCATGGTGTTACTATCAGTTGTCCTCGGCCTCAACATCATACTAGGCTATACTGGCTACGTGAGCTTCGGCCACGCAGTGTTCTTCGGCATAGGCGGCTACACTGCAATGGTGCTGATGTACTACTATGGAGTAAACATCTACCTTGCGATGATAGCTGCTGCACTAGTAGCTATGGCCACCGCGTACCTAGTAGGCCTAATCGTGCTTAGGCTGCGGGGAGCATACTTCGCGATCGCAACAATAGCTGTCTTGGAAGCCTCCCGCGTCATCGCGGAGAACATTAACTATCTTGGAGGAAGCGAGGGGCTCCAGCTCCCCGCGACATACTATAGGGGCTACCATATCGCCGGGTACAGCGGCCTAATGGCGGTACACTACATAGCCTACTTCCTGCTAGTAGCAACTATAACTGTCGGGCTACTTCTCAACCTCTACGTGTCTAGAAGCAAGTTTGGCGCCGGACTGAGAGCGATAAGGGAGGACGAAGACGCAGCCGAGGCAATAGGTGTTGACACGTGGAAGTATAAGACGTTGGCCTACGTCCTCAGCGCTATTCCGCCAGCCCTAGCGGGCGCAGTAATAGCTTGGAAGAGGATGATAGTGCTTCCGGGAGAGTTCTTTAACCTAGAGCTAAGCATCAAGGCAATAATCTCGGTGATGCTCGGCGGCTCCGGCACCGTGACAGGAACACTTGTTGGCGCGGCAACATACCATGCAGTAGAGACATCATTCCTAACCAGCTTCCCCTCGTTCCACCTCATCATATTCGGCGCAGCAATAGCAGCAATCGCCGAATTCCTGCCAATGGGTGTAATAGGGTGGCTCCGCTTGAGGAGCGCAAAGCTCAGATTCCTCCTCGAGTGA
- a CDS encoding ABC transporter ATP-binding protein, producing MIVLRVENIHKSFGGVRALQGVSMSVEEGEIVGLIGPNGAGKTTLFNVITGFYPPDKGRVEIFGKDVTGWPPHRVAGLRVARTFQIPKPFHDLTVYENVLVSIKFSNRKLSELEAAEEAKRILEFLDLDKYAHMLAAQLNVALEKRLELARALARSPKLLLLDEVLAGLNPAEVSFMLEKIRKAKQEFGLTIVMIEHVMHAVMNLADRIVVLHLGRKLAEGTPEEIATNPQVIEAYLGDPKLALAFVKKFKEGAKA from the coding sequence ATGATAGTCCTCCGTGTAGAGAATATTCACAAGAGCTTTGGAGGAGTAAGGGCACTCCAAGGAGTTTCCATGAGCGTTGAGGAGGGAGAGATAGTTGGCCTCATAGGCCCCAACGGCGCGGGCAAGACGACACTATTCAACGTGATAACAGGGTTCTATCCGCCGGACAAGGGCCGAGTAGAAATCTTCGGCAAGGACGTGACGGGGTGGCCTCCGCACCGTGTAGCTGGCCTGAGAGTCGCCCGTACCTTCCAGATACCCAAGCCCTTCCACGACCTAACGGTCTACGAGAACGTCCTGGTTTCGATAAAGTTCTCTAACCGTAAGCTCAGCGAGCTAGAAGCGGCAGAGGAGGCTAAGCGCATACTCGAGTTCCTTGACCTCGACAAGTACGCCCACATGCTGGCAGCGCAGCTCAACGTCGCGCTTGAGAAGAGGTTGGAGCTTGCGAGAGCGCTTGCGAGGAGCCCGAAGCTCTTGTTGCTCGACGAGGTTCTCGCAGGCCTAAACCCGGCTGAGGTATCGTTTATGCTCGAGAAGATAAGGAAGGCTAAGCAGGAATTCGGGCTAACGATAGTAATGATAGAGCACGTCATGCACGCGGTGATGAACCTGGCTGATAGGATAGTTGTCCTACACCTTGGACGCAAGCTTGCAGAGGGGACACCGGAGGAGATAGCGACCAATCCACAAGTTATTGAGGCCTATCTAGGTGACCCCAAGCTCGCACTCGCGTTCGTCAAGAAGTTTAAGGAGGGGGCAAAGGCATGA
- a CDS encoding ABC transporter ATP-binding protein, whose protein sequence is MTEPLLRVENLHTGYGRIPVLWDVSLSVEKGTITALIGSNGAGKTTTLRAIAGILPAWKGRIVFEGRDVTKYPSYKRVEMGIVLVPEGRGLFPQMTVYENLLMGAYNPRARLKIPESLERVFNIFPRLKERLNQKAGTLSGGEQQMLAIARGLMALPKLLMIDEASLGLAPKLALEIMDLVKRIREEEGLTILIVEQNVHYALNTADYAYVLETGRIRMKGPAKELAKNPEIIKAYLGVG, encoded by the coding sequence ATGACGGAGCCCCTGCTACGGGTAGAGAATCTTCACACAGGGTACGGGAGAATACCAGTACTTTGGGATGTCTCGCTGAGCGTGGAGAAAGGAACGATAACAGCACTAATCGGCAGCAACGGTGCAGGAAAAACCACGACGCTTAGGGCCATAGCTGGTATCCTACCAGCCTGGAAGGGAAGAATAGTATTCGAAGGAAGGGATGTGACGAAGTACCCGAGCTATAAGAGGGTGGAAATGGGCATAGTTCTTGTCCCAGAGGGGCGCGGCCTCTTCCCGCAGATGACTGTATACGAGAACTTATTGATGGGCGCCTATAATCCTAGAGCGAGGCTAAAGATCCCGGAGAGCCTTGAGAGGGTTTTCAACATCTTCCCTAGGCTAAAGGAGCGACTGAACCAGAAGGCTGGAACGCTTAGCGGCGGCGAGCAACAGATGCTCGCCATTGCGAGGGGGCTTATGGCGCTCCCGAAGCTGCTGATGATAGACGAGGCGAGCCTAGGTCTCGCGCCAAAACTCGCCCTCGAGATAATGGATCTAGTCAAGAGGATACGCGAGGAGGAGGGACTAACGATTCTCATAGTAGAGCAGAACGTCCACTATGCACTCAATACCGCCGACTACGCTTACGTGTTGGAGACGGGCAGAATACGAATGAAGGGCCCTGCAAAGGAGCTTGCAAAGAACCCAGAAATAATTAAGGCTTATCTAGGAGTAGGGTAG